A genomic window from Micromonospora violae includes:
- a CDS encoding acyclic terpene utilization AtuA family protein, whose protein sequence is MIRIGNASGFYGDRFIAWREMLDGGELDVLTGDYLAELTMLILARDRLRDPDLGYAKTFLRQLETCLGTALDRGVRIVTNAGGLNPAGLAAAIEKLARRLGLPAQVGYVEGDTIQRPDALSANAYLGAFGIAACLDAGADVVVTGRVTDASLVVGPAIARYGWGRDDLDELAGATVAGHLVECGAQVTGGNFSFFTELPDGGHRPGFPIAEVYSDGSSVLTKHPGTGGAVTVETVTAQLLYEIGGPSYLGPDVVTRLDTVTLHPDGPDRVRVSGVRGTPPPPTLKVGVNNLGGFRNSMTFVLCGLDIEAKAALVRGQVEEAVGKDGLEFTLARTDHPDAADTEAASALLHVHLRDGDRTRAGRAFSAAAVELALASYPGCTLTTLPGDATPYGVFTADAVPQDAVGHVAVLPDGERVPIAPPSRTAPTVPDESAPGGGVAVEGPTRRGALGEVVGARSGDKGGDANLGVWARSDAGYAWLRTWLTVDRLAELLPETAPLSVRRYELPNLRAVNFVIEGLLGAGVAASTRFDPQAKALGELLRARIVDLPAEEVP, encoded by the coding sequence ATGATCCGCATCGGCAACGCCTCCGGCTTCTACGGCGACCGCTTCATTGCCTGGCGGGAGATGCTCGACGGCGGTGAGCTGGACGTGCTGACCGGCGACTATCTGGCCGAGTTGACCATGTTGATCCTCGCCCGGGACCGCCTGCGCGACCCCGACCTGGGGTACGCGAAGACGTTCCTGCGCCAGCTGGAGACCTGCCTCGGCACCGCCCTCGACCGAGGGGTGCGGATCGTGACCAACGCCGGCGGGTTGAACCCGGCCGGTCTGGCCGCCGCCATCGAGAAGCTCGCCCGCCGGCTCGGCCTGCCGGCCCAGGTGGGGTACGTCGAGGGCGACACGATCCAGCGGCCGGACGCGTTGAGCGCGAACGCCTACCTCGGCGCGTTCGGGATCGCCGCCTGCCTCGACGCCGGTGCGGACGTGGTGGTCACCGGTCGGGTCACCGACGCGTCGCTGGTGGTCGGCCCGGCGATCGCGCGGTACGGGTGGGGCCGTGACGACCTCGACGAGCTGGCCGGGGCCACCGTCGCCGGGCACCTCGTCGAGTGCGGCGCACAGGTCACCGGCGGCAACTTCAGCTTCTTCACCGAGCTGCCCGACGGCGGTCATCGGCCCGGGTTCCCGATCGCCGAGGTGTACTCCGACGGCTCATCCGTGCTCACCAAGCATCCGGGCACCGGTGGCGCGGTCACCGTGGAGACGGTCACCGCCCAACTGCTCTACGAGATCGGCGGGCCGTCCTACCTCGGGCCGGACGTGGTCACCCGACTGGACACGGTGACGCTGCACCCCGACGGGCCGGATCGGGTCCGGGTCTCCGGCGTGCGGGGCACGCCGCCACCGCCCACGCTCAAGGTGGGCGTCAACAACCTCGGCGGTTTCCGCAACTCGATGACGTTCGTGCTCTGCGGACTGGACATCGAGGCGAAGGCGGCCCTGGTCCGGGGGCAGGTCGAGGAGGCGGTGGGCAAGGACGGGCTGGAGTTCACCCTCGCTCGCACCGACCATCCGGACGCCGCCGACACCGAGGCGGCCAGCGCCCTGTTGCACGTACACCTGCGCGACGGTGACCGGACGCGGGCCGGGCGGGCCTTCTCGGCCGCTGCGGTGGAGCTGGCGCTGGCCTCGTACCCGGGCTGCACGCTGACCACCCTGCCCGGCGACGCGACCCCGTACGGCGTCTTCACCGCCGACGCGGTGCCACAGGACGCGGTGGGGCACGTCGCGGTGCTACCCGACGGGGAGCGGGTGCCGATCGCCCCGCCGAGCCGCACCGCCCCCACAGTCCCGGACGAGTCCGCGCCGGGCGGCGGGGTCGCCGTCGAAGGCCCGACCAGGCGTGGGGCGCTCGGCGAGGTGGTCGGCGCGCGCTCCGGCGACAAGGGCGGGGACGCCAACCTCGGTGTCTGGGCACGCTCCGACGCCGGGTACGCGTGGCTGCGCACCTGGTTGACCGTCGACCGGCTGGCCGAGTTGCTGCCGGAGACTGCGCCGCTGTCGGTGCGGCGCTACGAGTTGCCGAACCTGCGCGCGGTCAACTTCGTGATCGAGGGCCTGCTCGGTGCGGGGGTGGCCGCGTCCACCCGGTTCGACCCGCAGGCCAAGGCGCTCGGCGAGTTGCTGCGCGCCCGGATCGTCGACCTGCCAGCCGAGGAGGTGCCGTGA
- a CDS encoding acyl-CoA dehydrogenase family protein codes for MSILDTPERRQLRELTRAFVTREVLPHLDDWERAGEVPRALHASAAKIGLLGIGFPESVGGSGGDLLDSIIVTEELIRSGGSSGLVAALFTHGIALPHMVAAAGARTGGSLGGRLAGTSPPGDDSLVERYVRPTLAGTMIGALAITEPDGGSDVAGIRTTARRDGDHYVVNGSKTYITSGHRADFVTTAVCTDFPGSGQLTLLVIDKGSPGFTVGRRLEKLGWHCSDTAELSFVDVRVPVTNRIGAENTGFLAIMQHFAAERLSLATQAYATAQRCVELAVRWCRDRETFGRPLASRQLIRHRLAEMHTRAEAARSYVHEVAGRVAAGEPVVTEVAMAKNMAVAACDHVVDQALQLHGGFGYLRDAEVERHYRDARILGIGGGTTEIMNEIIAKGMGL; via the coding sequence GTGAGCATCCTGGACACCCCCGAGCGCCGGCAACTGCGCGAGCTGACCCGGGCGTTCGTGACCCGGGAGGTGTTGCCGCACCTGGACGACTGGGAACGGGCCGGCGAGGTGCCCCGGGCGCTGCACGCGAGCGCCGCGAAGATCGGCCTGCTCGGCATCGGCTTCCCCGAGTCGGTCGGTGGCAGCGGCGGTGACCTGCTCGACTCGATCATCGTGACCGAGGAGCTGATCCGCTCCGGGGGCTCGTCCGGGCTGGTGGCGGCCCTGTTCACGCACGGAATCGCGTTGCCGCACATGGTCGCGGCGGCCGGTGCGCGCACCGGTGGCTCGCTGGGCGGCCGGCTCGCCGGCACCTCGCCGCCGGGCGACGACAGCCTGGTCGAGCGGTACGTCCGACCCACCCTGGCCGGCACGATGATCGGCGCACTGGCCATCACCGAACCGGACGGCGGTTCGGACGTGGCCGGCATCCGCACCACCGCCCGCCGCGACGGCGACCACTACGTGGTGAACGGGTCGAAGACCTACATCACCAGCGGGCACCGGGCCGACTTCGTGACCACCGCCGTGTGTACCGACTTCCCCGGCAGCGGCCAGCTGACCCTGCTGGTCATCGACAAGGGGTCGCCCGGGTTCACCGTGGGACGCCGGTTGGAGAAGTTGGGCTGGCACTGCTCGGACACCGCCGAGCTGTCCTTCGTCGACGTACGGGTGCCGGTGACCAACCGGATCGGCGCGGAGAACACCGGCTTCCTGGCGATCATGCAGCACTTCGCGGCGGAGCGGTTGTCGCTGGCGACGCAGGCGTACGCGACCGCGCAGCGCTGCGTCGAGCTGGCGGTGCGCTGGTGCCGGGATCGGGAGACCTTCGGCCGTCCGCTGGCCAGCCGGCAGCTGATCCGGCACCGGTTGGCCGAGATGCACACGCGGGCCGAGGCGGCCCGGTCGTACGTGCACGAGGTCGCGGGTCGGGTCGCTGCCGGCGAGCCGGTGGTGACCGAGGTGGCGATGGCGAAGAACATGGCGGTGGCCGCCTGCGACCACGTCGTCGACCAGGCGTTGCAGCTGCACGGGGGTTTCGGCTACCTGCGCGACGCCGAGGTGGAGCGGCACTACCGCGACGCGCGGATCCTCGGCATCGGCGGCGGCACCACCGAGATCATGAACGAGATCATCGCGAAGGGCATGGGCCTATGA
- a CDS encoding acyl-CoA carboxylase subunit beta, which yields MTILDSAVDPSAPAYLANRAALLERLAELDAALDQARAGGGAKYVTRHHDRGKLLPRERIELLVDADSPFLELSPVAAYGSDFPVGASVVTGIGVVEGVECLIVANDPTVRGGAVNPWSLAKTRRAGEIALANRLPMVNLVESAGADLPTQAEIFIPGGRVFRDLTRLSAAGIPTVSVVFGNATAGGAYVPGMSDHVIMIRDRSQVYLAGPPLVKMATGEVTDDESLGGAAMHAGTSGLADYLAADERDGIRLARQCVRRLNWRKQGPSPRTAVPQPPKYDPEELLGITSADLKVPFDPREVLARVLDGSDFDEFKPAYGDALVTGWGELHGYPVGVLANARGVLFSAEAQKAAQFIQLANASNTPLIFLQNTTGYMVGTEYEQRGIIKHGALMINAVSNSTVPHLTVNLGASYGAGNYGMCGRAYEPRFLFTWPNAKSAVMGPAQLAGVLSIVARQAAAARGRDYDEESDAAMRMMVEQQIESQSGALFLSGRLYDDGVIDPRDTRTVLGLCLSAIHNGPVKGADGFGVFRM from the coding sequence ATGACGATTCTGGACAGCGCTGTCGACCCGTCCGCGCCCGCGTACCTGGCGAACCGGGCGGCGTTGCTGGAGCGGCTGGCCGAGTTGGACGCCGCTCTGGACCAGGCGCGGGCGGGTGGTGGCGCGAAGTACGTGACCCGGCACCACGACCGCGGCAAGTTGCTCCCCCGGGAGCGGATCGAGCTGCTGGTGGACGCCGACAGCCCGTTCCTGGAGTTGTCGCCGGTGGCCGCGTACGGCTCGGACTTTCCGGTGGGGGCCAGCGTGGTCACCGGGATCGGCGTGGTCGAGGGCGTGGAGTGTCTGATCGTCGCCAACGACCCGACGGTACGCGGCGGCGCGGTCAACCCGTGGTCGCTGGCGAAGACCCGGCGGGCCGGCGAGATCGCCCTGGCCAACCGGCTGCCGATGGTCAACCTGGTCGAGTCGGCCGGGGCGGACCTGCCCACCCAGGCGGAGATCTTCATCCCCGGCGGGCGGGTGTTCCGCGACCTCACCAGGCTCTCGGCGGCCGGCATCCCCACGGTCAGCGTGGTCTTCGGCAACGCCACGGCGGGCGGCGCGTACGTGCCGGGGATGTCCGACCACGTGATCATGATTCGGGACCGGTCTCAGGTCTACCTGGCCGGTCCGCCGCTGGTGAAGATGGCGACGGGCGAGGTCACCGACGACGAGTCGTTGGGTGGTGCGGCAATGCACGCCGGCACGTCCGGGCTCGCCGACTACCTGGCCGCCGACGAGCGGGACGGCATCCGGTTGGCCCGGCAGTGCGTCCGCCGGTTGAACTGGCGTAAGCAGGGCCCGTCGCCGCGTACGGCGGTGCCGCAGCCGCCGAAGTACGACCCGGAGGAGTTGCTCGGCATCACCAGCGCCGACCTGAAGGTGCCGTTCGACCCTCGGGAGGTGCTGGCCCGGGTCCTCGACGGCAGCGACTTCGACGAGTTCAAGCCGGCGTACGGGGACGCGCTGGTCACCGGCTGGGGTGAGCTGCACGGCTACCCGGTGGGGGTGCTGGCCAACGCCCGAGGGGTGCTGTTCAGCGCGGAGGCGCAGAAGGCGGCCCAGTTCATCCAGCTCGCGAACGCCTCAAACACCCCGTTGATCTTCTTGCAGAACACCACCGGCTACATGGTCGGCACCGAGTACGAGCAGCGCGGCATCATCAAGCACGGCGCCCTGATGATCAACGCGGTGTCGAACTCGACGGTGCCGCACCTGACGGTGAACCTGGGCGCCTCGTACGGGGCCGGCAACTACGGCATGTGCGGTCGGGCGTACGAGCCGAGGTTCCTGTTCACCTGGCCGAACGCGAAGTCGGCGGTGATGGGCCCGGCGCAGCTCGCGGGCGTGCTGTCGATCGTGGCCCGGCAGGCGGCCGCCGCGCGGGGGCGCGACTACGACGAGGAGTCGGACGCGGCGATGCGGATGATGGTCGAGCAGCAGATCGAGTCGCAGTCCGGCGCGCTCTTCCTGTCCGGCCGGCTCTACGACGACGGGGTGATCGATCCTCGGGACACCCGGACCGTCCTCGGGCTCTGCCTCTCGGCGATCCACAACGGACCGGTGAAGGGCGCCGACGGTTTCGGCGTCTTCCGGATGTAG